The DNA window ATGGGCGAGCGGGAACTTCGATCGATGGAAGCTGCGGCAGGCAACAAGGCGAAAGACGCCTGGGCTTGCGTCAGGGCGAGGCTTCTGTCGGATCTCGGGGACGAAGTGTTTTCCTGCTGGTTTGCCGGCATGAAGCTGGAATCCATCGAAAACGGCATCGTGACCCATTCGGTGCCGAGCCGGTTCCTGAAGTCGTGGATCTCCACCTACTACCGCGACAAGCTCGCCGAACTCTGGAAGTCCGAGAGCGGACAGGTGCGCAAGATCGACGTGGTCGTCCGCACCCCGATCGTCGGCAAGGTCGACGTCGTCGCCCGGTCCGCAGCAAAGGATGCCGCAGCTCCCGAGAACGCCCGTCCCGTCATGGCCGCTCGTGACGTCGTTCAACCGATGCCCCGTCCTGCCGCGCCGCAGGCCGTCCAGCATTCCAGCGCCAGTGCGCAACTCGTCGAGGAGGCGGGCTCGCCCCTCGATCCGCGCTTCACGCTGGCAAGCTTCGTCGAGGGCGGTGCCAACAGCTTCGCCCTTGCCGCCGCCCGTCAGGTCGCGGCCGGCCCCGGCGCCACGGGCGTCAGCTTCAATCCGCTCTTCATTCATGCCTCGGTCGGCCTCGGCAAGACCCATCTCCTTCAGGCGGTCGCCAACGAGATCCGGGTCCAGCGTCCCGACGTGAAGGTGCTCTACCTCACCGCCGAGCAGTTCATGTATCGCTTCGTCCAGGCGCTGCAGTCGCAGTCGGCCATCGCCTTCAAGGACGCTCTGCGCGGCATCGACGTTCTCCTCATCGACGACGTCCAGTTCCTGCACGGCAAGCAGCTCCAGCAGGAGTTCTGCCATACGGTCAATTCGCTCATCGATGGTTCGCGTCAGGTGGTCGTTGCCGCCGACCGGCCGCCGATCGAGCTCGAAACGCTGGATGAACGCGTCCGTTCGCGGCTTGCCGGCGGCCTGCTGGTGGAAATCTCCGAACCGGATCAGGCCCTGCGCCGGGCGATCGTCGATCGCCGCATCGAGGTGGCGCGCCTGCAGCATCCCGATTTCACGGTGCCCGCGGAGGTCGTCGACTTCATCGTGCGCAACGTCACCACGTCCGGACGCGACCTTGAGGGCGCGGTCACCCGGCTCGTCGGTCACAACCAGCTCACGGGCGCTCCGATCTCGCTGGCGATGGCCGAGGCGACCCTGCGCGACCTCGTGCGCGCCACCGATACCCGCAAGGTGAAGATCGAGGACATCCAGCGCATCGTCTCCAAGCACTTCAATGTTTCCAAGCAGGATCTGCTGTCGAGCCGGCGCACCCGCTCCATCGTCTGGCCGCGCCAGATCGCGATGTATCTGGCCAAGTCCATGACGCCGCGCTCCCTGCCGGAAATCGGCCGCCGTTTCGGCGGACGCGATCACACGACGGTCCTCCATGCGGTGCGCAAGGTGGAGGACATCGTGCAGAACGACGACACCATCGCCCAGGAGATCGAGATCCTGCGCCGCATGCTGGAAAACTGAGCTTTTCCTGCGGTAGGACGATTGAAGGAGCTTTCCCGGGTGCGGGGAAGCTCCTTTTTGCGCAAAAAGGCGCCTGGGGAATGGCAAAATGGACCTTGAGATTAGCCCTTCCCTTGCAATTCTCGCCGGTGCAAGTTAAGCGCCCTTGTCACAAGACCAAGCCGAGCGGAACGGATAAGAAGCAATGCGTGTGACCCTGGAGCGGACCCATCTGTTGAAGTCGCTCAACCACGTTCACCGTGTCGTCGAACGGCGCAATACGATCCCGATCCTGTCGAACGTGCTGCTTCGCGCCGAGGGCGGCGATCTCCAGCTCGAGGCGACGGATCTGGACCTCGATGCGCTTGAGACGGTCCCGGCGATGGTCGAGACGCCCGGCGCGACGACGGTGCCGGCGCACATGTTCTACGACATCGTCCGCAAGCTCCCCGACGGCTCGCAGGTCAGCCTCGAGACCGCGCCCGACGGCGCCGCGATGACGATCCTTTCCGGCCGGTCGCGCTTCCAGCTCCAGATGCTGCCGGAGAGCGACTTTCCCGACATCACCGCCGGCGAGTTCACGCATCGCTTCACGCTGCCGTCGAAGGACCTGCGTAAGCTGATCGACCGCACCCAGTTCGCGATCTCCACCGAGGAAATCCGCTACTATCTGAACGGCATCTATTTCCACACCGTGGAAACGCCGGAGGGCATGAAGTTCCGCGCCGTCGCCACCGACGGCCACCGCCTCGCCCAGACCAACATTCCCGCGCCCGAGGGTGCGGCGGGCATGCCCGGCATCATCGTGCCGCGCAAGACCGTCGGCGAAATCCAGAAGCTCCTGGAGGAGCCGGAAGTCGAGGCGACGGTGGAGCTTTCGACCACCAAGATCCGTCTCACCGTCGGCAATGTCGTCCTCACCTCCAAGCTGATCGACGGCACCTTCCCGGACTATGGTCGCGTCATCCCGCAGGGCAACGACAAGGAACTGCGCGTCGAGAAGGCCGATTTCGCCGATGCGGTCGACCGCGTCTCGACGATTTCCTCCGAGCGCGGCCGGGCGGTGAAGCTGACGCTTTCCGAAGGCAAGATGGTGCTCACCGTCGTCAACCCGGATTCGGGCAGCGCGACGGAGGAAGTGCACGTCGAATATGACGCCGATCCGCTCGATATCGGCTTCAACGCACGCTATCTGCTGGACATCACCTCGCAGCTTTCCAGCGAGACGGCGGTCTTCAAGCTCGCCGATCCCGGTTCGCCGACGCTGATCCAGGAGTCCGATGATCCCGACACGCTCTATGTGCTGATGCCGATGCGGGTGTGACCGCTCTGAAGCAGCCCATGACGTCCCGGCGAACCTGAATGCCTGAGGACAATGCCTTTCCGGAACTGGCGGTGCCGGGCGGAATTTGCCCGGTCCGCCTGACCGCCCTCAAGGTGGCCGATTTCCGCAACTATGCGAGTGCGGCCATCGAGGTCGCCTCGAACGCGGTCGTGCTTGTGGGGCCCAACGGCGCCGGCAAGACCAACCTCCTGGAAGCGATTTCCTATCTCTCGCCCGGCCGAGGATTGCGCCGGGCGCGGCTCGGCGATGTCGCGCGCATCGGCGGGGCGGGCGGTTGGGCGGTCGCGACCGATGTCGAGGGCGCCGTCGGGCCTGCCCGCATCGGCACCGGTCTCGTCGCCGGCGAGGCGACAAGGCAGGTGCGGATCGACGGCACGCCGCAAAAGGGCACCGATATCCTCTCCGACCATCTGCGCGTGATGTGGCTGACGCCGGCGATGGACGGCCTCTTCACCGGACCGGCTTCCGACCGCCGGCGTTTCCTCGACCGGCTGGTTCTCTCCGTCGATCCGGCGCATGGACGCCGCGTCGCCGCCTTCGAGCAGGCGCTGACGGGCCGCAACCGGCTGCTGGAGGATCATCGCACCGATCCGGCCTGGCTCGACGCGACCGAGGCGCAGATCGCCGAACTCGGCGTCGCGGTGGCGGCGGCACGCGGCGAGACCGTCGCCTGTCTGGCGCGCCTTGCCGATGAGACGGGACCGGCGGGCGAGGCCTTCCCTCGTGCCGGCCTGACGCTGGAGGGCGATCTGGAAGCAGCCCTTGCCAAGGCAAGCGCCAGCGAGGTGGAGGACTGGTACCTGCG is part of the Hartmannibacter diazotrophicus genome and encodes:
- the dnaA gene encoding chromosomal replication initiator protein DnaA yields the protein MEAAAGNKAKDAWACVRARLLSDLGDEVFSCWFAGMKLESIENGIVTHSVPSRFLKSWISTYYRDKLAELWKSESGQVRKIDVVVRTPIVGKVDVVARSAAKDAAAPENARPVMAARDVVQPMPRPAAPQAVQHSSASAQLVEEAGSPLDPRFTLASFVEGGANSFALAAARQVAAGPGATGVSFNPLFIHASVGLGKTHLLQAVANEIRVQRPDVKVLYLTAEQFMYRFVQALQSQSAIAFKDALRGIDVLLIDDVQFLHGKQLQQEFCHTVNSLIDGSRQVVVAADRPPIELETLDERVRSRLAGGLLVEISEPDQALRRAIVDRRIEVARLQHPDFTVPAEVVDFIVRNVTTSGRDLEGAVTRLVGHNQLTGAPISLAMAEATLRDLVRATDTRKVKIEDIQRIVSKHFNVSKQDLLSSRRTRSIVWPRQIAMYLAKSMTPRSLPEIGRRFGGRDHTTVLHAVRKVEDIVQNDDTIAQEIEILRRMLEN
- the recF gene encoding DNA replication/repair protein RecF (All proteins in this family for which functions are known are DNA-binding proteins that assist the filamentation of RecA onto DNA for the initiation of recombination or recombinational repair.): MPEDNAFPELAVPGGICPVRLTALKVADFRNYASAAIEVASNAVVLVGPNGAGKTNLLEAISYLSPGRGLRRARLGDVARIGGAGGWAVATDVEGAVGPARIGTGLVAGEATRQVRIDGTPQKGTDILSDHLRVMWLTPAMDGLFTGPASDRRRFLDRLVLSVDPAHGRRVAAFEQALTGRNRLLEDHRTDPAWLDATEAQIAELGVAVAAARGETVACLARLADETGPAGEAFPRAGLTLEGDLEAALAKASASEVEDWYLRDLAAARSRDRAAGRTLVGPHRSDLAVTYLAKAMPAALSSTGEQKALLIGLVLAHARLVTELARMTPLLLLDEITAHLDPGRREALAGLIDEIGTHAFLTGTDPVMFEAFSGRQVIEAVDGTLRSLDA
- the dnaN gene encoding DNA polymerase III subunit beta, whose amino-acid sequence is MRVTLERTHLLKSLNHVHRVVERRNTIPILSNVLLRAEGGDLQLEATDLDLDALETVPAMVETPGATTVPAHMFYDIVRKLPDGSQVSLETAPDGAAMTILSGRSRFQLQMLPESDFPDITAGEFTHRFTLPSKDLRKLIDRTQFAISTEEIRYYLNGIYFHTVETPEGMKFRAVATDGHRLAQTNIPAPEGAAGMPGIIVPRKTVGEIQKLLEEPEVEATVELSTTKIRLTVGNVVLTSKLIDGTFPDYGRVIPQGNDKELRVEKADFADAVDRVSTISSERGRAVKLTLSEGKMVLTVVNPDSGSATEEVHVEYDADPLDIGFNARYLLDITSQLSSETAVFKLADPGSPTLIQESDDPDTLYVLMPMRV